One Chloroflexota bacterium DNA segment encodes these proteins:
- a CDS encoding ornithine cyclodeaminase family protein, whose translation MKILTRSDLQKCLSMRDAIEAMREAFAQVTSGAANVPLRVGLPAGDGVSLFMPAHLRDSHAMGLKIVSVHTGNGARGLPTILALVALVDTETGAPLALMEGAYLTSMRTAAGSGLATEYLARPDASIAAIIGAGAQGRAHALAMCTVRPIKELRVLDSYAPSAQALAVEVRAQSGVTVRIVSSAQEAVAGADIICCCTTSPTPVFDGRDLKPGAHINAIGAYTPDTRETDDETMRRVSRIVVDSRATVAHEAGDLVIPIKNGVIREIDITAELGELVLGQKSGRPSTGSTSSPTGSGRDEITLFKAVGNAAQDVAAATAALNAALRMGLGVEVDLQG comes from the coding sequence ATGAAAATCCTGACGCGTTCCGATTTGCAAAAATGTCTCAGCATGCGCGACGCCATCGAGGCGATGCGCGAAGCGTTCGCGCAGGTCACGAGCGGCGCGGCGAACGTGCCGCTGCGCGTGGGACTGCCCGCCGGTGACGGCGTCAGCCTGTTCATGCCGGCGCATCTGCGCGACTCGCACGCGATGGGGCTGAAGATCGTGTCGGTGCATACCGGCAACGGCGCGCGCGGCCTGCCGACCATTCTGGCGCTCGTCGCGCTGGTGGATACTGAGACCGGCGCGCCGCTGGCGCTGATGGAGGGCGCGTACCTGACCTCCATGCGCACGGCGGCCGGCTCCGGCCTGGCGACGGAGTACCTGGCGCGGCCGGATGCGAGCATCGCCGCAATCATCGGCGCGGGCGCGCAGGGCCGCGCGCATGCGCTGGCGATGTGCACCGTGCGCCCGATCAAGGAGTTGCGCGTGCTGGACAGCTATGCGCCGAGCGCGCAGGCGCTGGCGGTGGAAGTGCGCGCGCAATCCGGCGTGACGGTCCGCATCGTATCGTCGGCGCAGGAAGCGGTCGCCGGCGCTGACATCATCTGCTGCTGCACCACCTCCCCGACGCCGGTCTTCGACGGGCGCGACCTGAAGCCGGGCGCGCACATCAACGCGATCGGCGCGTACACGCCGGACACGCGCGAAACCGACGACGAGACGATGCGGCGCGTCAGTCGCATCGTGGTCGATTCGCGCGCAACGGTGGCGCACGAGGCCGGCGACCTGGTGATCCCGATCAAGAACGGCGTCATTCGGGAGATTGACATCACCGCCGAACTGGGCGAACTGGTGCTGGGGCAGAAAAGCGGCCGCCCTTCGACCGGTTCGACAAGCTCACCGACCGGCTCAGGGCGCGACGAGATCACGCTCTTCAAAGCGGTCGGCAACGCGGCGCAGGACGTCGCCGCCGCGACGGCGGCCCTCAACGCCGCGCTGCGTATGGGGCTAGGCGTTGAGGTGGATTTGCAGGGGTGA
- a CDS encoding S8 family peptidase, with protein sequence MNEAKLGPELRAQYDMMSVAAQADVPVIVKYRAPVAGVGVVRTLRLPSDEEFGVARHYSVIAAVAGRATRAQIGALTDDPNVEMVWYDSPVHVMLDASVPLIGAPKLWQNGFTGTGIKICIVDTGIDPDHPDFAGRIADLHDFTGEGVRDGHGHGTHVASTAAGSGAASNGKYKGVAPEATILVAKVLAANGSGSTSDVMAGVEWAVQHGANVISLSLGSDGASDGSDALSQTCDAAMQMGHVVCVAAGNAGPGAGTVGSPGSAKLAISIGATDDLDAVASFSSRGPTADGRVKPDICFPGVRIVAARAKGTSMGRVVDDNYTEASGTSMATPHASGASALLLQAHPGATPAQIKTALMQTAKNIGLDKNTMGAGRAQLEQANSALTPPTPAPTPEPPPPTPTPPPTPTPPPPAPTPEPPPGDGKKGCMPALLMLPMLLLTAFKRQ encoded by the coding sequence ATGAACGAAGCCAAGCTGGGCCCGGAACTGCGCGCGCAGTATGATATGATGTCGGTCGCCGCGCAGGCCGACGTGCCAGTCATCGTCAAGTACCGCGCGCCGGTTGCCGGTGTCGGCGTGGTGCGCACACTGCGCTTGCCGTCCGACGAGGAGTTTGGCGTGGCGCGGCACTACAGCGTCATCGCCGCCGTGGCCGGGCGCGCCACGCGCGCGCAGATCGGCGCGCTGACCGACGATCCGAACGTCGAGATGGTCTGGTACGACTCGCCGGTGCACGTCATGCTCGACGCGTCGGTGCCGCTGATCGGCGCGCCGAAGCTCTGGCAGAACGGCTTCACGGGTACGGGCATCAAGATCTGCATCGTCGACACCGGCATCGACCCGGACCATCCCGACTTCGCGGGACGGATCGCCGACCTGCACGACTTCACCGGCGAGGGCGTGCGCGACGGCCACGGCCACGGCACGCACGTTGCCAGCACGGCGGCCGGCTCCGGCGCGGCGTCGAACGGCAAGTACAAGGGTGTCGCGCCGGAGGCAACGATCCTCGTCGCCAAGGTGCTCGCCGCCAACGGTTCCGGCTCGACGAGCGACGTGATGGCCGGCGTCGAGTGGGCGGTCCAGCACGGCGCGAACGTCATCAGCCTGTCGCTCGGCTCCGATGGAGCGTCGGACGGCAGCGATGCGTTGTCGCAGACGTGCGACGCGGCGATGCAGATGGGGCACGTCGTCTGCGTGGCGGCCGGCAACGCCGGGCCGGGCGCGGGCACGGTCGGCTCGCCGGGCAGCGCCAAGCTGGCGATCTCGATCGGCGCGACCGACGATCTCGACGCGGTGGCCTCGTTCTCGTCGCGCGGGCCGACCGCCGACGGGCGCGTCAAGCCTGACATCTGCTTCCCCGGTGTGCGCATCGTGGCCGCGCGCGCCAAAGGCACCAGCATGGGCCGCGTGGTGGACGACAACTACACGGAAGCGTCGGGCACCAGCATGGCGACGCCGCACGCGTCCGGTGCGTCGGCCCTGCTCTTGCAGGCGCATCCCGGCGCGACGCCGGCGCAGATCAAGACGGCGCTGATGCAGACGGCGAAGAATATCGGGCTGGACAAGAATACGATGGGCGCGGGCCGCGCGCAGTTGGAGCAGGCCAACTCGGCGCTGACCCCGCCGACTCCGGCGCCAACACCCGAACCGCCGCCGCCCACCCCAACACCGCCGCCTACCCCAACGCCGCCTCCGCCGGCACCGACGCCGGAGCCGCCGCCCGGAGACGGCAAGAAGGGCTGCATGCCGGCTCTGTTGATGCTGCCGATGCTGTTGCTGACGGCGTTCAAGCGGCAGTAG
- a CDS encoding DUF2029 domain-containing protein — protein sequence MNLRRLDVLLLVVLVTARVRIDTLADMSAPRPVETIRQIGWLAGLLSPGAWKLLEDWLTDPLSLLLISVTFTLVLAHVVVDLFQPAGDAPAPRVFRAKLALVFAIIGTTVIVQSLYLVGLRHVTGPAAYTHDGGVIQTEETIKFILQGKNPYVEDYTKTPMAEWGLDLRTALYHYPYLPWTFLFSTPFYLLSNVLIGWYDQRFVYLLLFVVMLALASRLSAHPTARLVLVMTLGLNPIMGSDVIFGQNDSFVLFWLVATLFALTRRHRLATPAALVLFALACASKPTAWFFAPFIFLYIWRRDAAASPASWRALIVRWLPFIVPFVVIVLPFVLWDPANFYDDVWAWSAGTSPTAYQIRGWGLSNFVLALNLVPSRLAYFPFWAPELLICAPLLAVTAWRQWRENTLANIAWHSAVLLFAFAYTSRFLNENYLGFIVGLLALGLCAAEPSARE from the coding sequence ATGAACCTCCGACGGCTCGACGTGCTCCTGCTCGTGGTGCTCGTCACCGCGCGTGTCCGCATCGACACGCTGGCCGACATGAGCGCGCCGCGCCCGGTCGAGACGATCCGGCAGATCGGCTGGCTGGCCGGGCTGCTTTCGCCCGGCGCGTGGAAACTGCTGGAAGACTGGCTGACCGATCCGCTCTCGCTGCTGCTGATCTCCGTCACGTTCACGCTCGTGCTGGCCCACGTCGTCGTTGATCTGTTCCAGCCGGCCGGCGACGCGCCCGCGCCGCGCGTTTTTCGCGCCAAGCTGGCGCTCGTTTTCGCCATTATCGGCACGACGGTCATTGTGCAGTCGCTTTACCTCGTCGGCCTGCGCCATGTGACCGGACCGGCCGCCTACACGCACGACGGCGGCGTGATCCAGACCGAGGAGACGATCAAGTTCATCCTGCAAGGGAAAAACCCGTACGTCGAGGACTACACCAAGACGCCGATGGCCGAGTGGGGGCTGGACCTGCGGACCGCGCTCTATCACTACCCGTATCTGCCGTGGACGTTCCTGTTCTCGACGCCATTTTACTTACTGTCGAATGTGCTCATCGGCTGGTATGACCAGCGCTTTGTGTACCTGCTGCTGTTCGTCGTCATGTTGGCGCTGGCATCGCGCCTCTCGGCGCACCCCACGGCGCGACTGGTGCTGGTGATGACGCTGGGCTTGAACCCGATCATGGGCAGCGACGTGATCTTCGGGCAGAACGACTCGTTTGTGCTGTTCTGGCTGGTCGCCACGCTGTTCGCGCTGACGCGGCGTCACCGCCTGGCGACCCCGGCGGCGCTCGTGCTGTTCGCGCTGGCCTGCGCCTCCAAGCCGACCGCATGGTTCTTCGCACCGTTCATATTCCTCTATATTTGGCGGCGCGACGCGGCCGCTAGCCCCGCCTCGTGGCGCGCGCTCATCGTGCGCTGGCTCCCGTTCATCGTGCCGTTCGTCGTGATCGTGCTGCCATTCGTGCTCTGGGATCCGGCGAACTTCTACGATGATGTGTGGGCGTGGAGCGCGGGCACGTCGCCAACGGCGTATCAGATTCGCGGGTGGGGCCTGTCGAACTTCGTGCTGGCGCTCAATCTGGTGCCGTCGCGGCTGGCCTACTTCCCGTTCTGGGCGCCGGAGTTGCTCATCTGCGCGCCGCTGCTGGCAGTGACGGCGTGGCGGCAGTGGCGCGAAAACACGCTGGCGAATATCGCCTGGCACAGCGCGGTCCTGCTGTTCGCCTTCGCCTACACCTCGCGCTTCCTGAACGAGAACTACCTCGGCTTCATCGTCGGCCTGCTGGCGCTCGGTCTGTGCGCCGCGGAGCCCTCTGCGCGCGAATGA